The nucleotide window TCTCCTATTCAGTGCAGGGAAAACCTGAAATGTCCCAGGGATCTAGAGGCAGGTTCTGCTCCTGGGGGAAGACTTTTGTCTGCCTTTAGCCTAGCTTAGACACTTGGGCACACCGTCTCAGATAGCTTTACAAGGCTGCTTTTGGCTGCTGCAAGCCTGTTCCCAGACATTTGCATGCAGCTTCACAACACTCATAGTCTATGTGTTCAGACTAACAGGACTTTAGGTACTTGACAAAATTGGGAGTTTTTTCGCCTTAAATTGCAGCAAGCACCCTTTTTCATAGACAGCAGTGGGAGTTGGCTTCACTGAAGAAGAGCCTTCAAACCACTTGAGCAGTGCAGAAGCAGTGTGTTATGTACAGAATTGAGCAGGGAATGGTACTTACCAGAGCATGGGGAGATGAAAAAGGGAGAAGTATTTACATGACTTTAGCCAAGGTGCTGGGAAAGCCTTCTAACCGACTGCTGGTGATGTCCTGAGGCCTGTGAAAGAAGAGAATAGGGTAGTGATGGCATAATTAGGATTGAGAGAGAAATTCTTTTTCTCCACTATTATTTTACTACTGTGTGTGGTGCGGGCTGCCTCAGGACAGGCTGTGCCTTATCTGCACCCTACTTGCCCACATAAGGGAAGGGCTGGGTTATGGGGTCAGGTAAGAGCTTCATTCTTTCCCTGAGTGTACCTGAAAGATGATGCTCAATCCAGTAGCTTCACATCTGGAAGCCAGGCACCAATAAGGACCTTGTCTTACTTCTGCAGTGAGCAGATAATGAACTGATTCCCACCTACCTTTGATTCTGCAGAATGGCTCCCAGGAAGTCCCTTAGTACCATCTGTTGGTGGTAGCGGCTGTCCATCAGAATGCTGTCAGACTGGCGCCTTGTCAGAAATTCGTGCACCCCTTCTCCTGGGCTGCTCTCGCTGCTTCTGTTACGCAAAGATGAGAAACATCTTTGTTTCAGAGATGCTTTTTAGTCCCTTGCTCAAAGTTTGGCTCAGGCTGAGCAGCACAGCAAGGGAACCTGCTGGGTTTGAGCCTAGGGCCATTCTGCTTAATTCCAGTAAGAAAATTGGTCAGCTGTatttgcttctgtgttagaagaaGGATAGGAGCTGGCTTGCATCCAACTAGTTGGTCTTATTTAGTGGCAGTCACTGATCTATCTAGCCAAAGCTACCTGAGTGGTAGTGGAGAGGCTGTTTCAGTATTCAAACCAGGCCGGGGATAACTGTTCCCTACCAGTGAATGATCATTGCAACTACTATTTGCAAATACTATTGCTTGTTGATACTATGGTAGAGCTCTCAGCTGATCTGACACTTGTAGCCTTGGAGGAAAGGGCTAATTAGGCTGCTTAATGATAGTTGTGATTAGGGGGATCCGAGACATAGGGATGCAGGATGCCCTTTGGGACGTGGAACAGCAGGAGAGATTGCTTCTGTTGCAGTGGAAAGCAGCTACTTCCGCTATGTGCGTGAAAAACTGCCCAGTGTAATAAGCAAAACAGCCCTAGGACAGCAAAACACTGTAGCTTACCCAAGCCGCTTGCCAATGATGGTCTGTAAGAATTTGCGGGCGGAAATCTGCCCCAGGAATTTCCGGTAGTTGTCGGTGAATATAGCATCAGCATGGCGCTGCATCCTAGGGGTGAAAGACAAGCATAAGGTGTGTTCTCTGAGGTAGCAATGAACTGTCTAGCTGAGAAATGGGTGTTTCAGATGACAAAATACACCAGATGTAACACTGCTGGTATCAGGGGCAGGTAACTATAGCAAATGCCTTTTGGTATTGGACTGCGTTGGTGTTGGAGGGTAAAAGGATTTGAGGGAGCTCAGTCCTGATGTGGAGGCAGGAGGCAAAATAAAATGCCTATCAATCCGTATCCACAGTAAAACAAGTAAGGAAGAGTGCCTGCAAACCAAAGGTGACGTCAGAGAACcaatgggaaggaggaggagaaccacaggctgggagagggcagagctggggctgggacaTTCCTGTGCTCTGCAGCAACACTGTCACCTCCTGGGAGGGCTGTGTCTGGGACAGGGTTACAGGAGCCTCCAGGTCTTTAGCCTGTGGTTAGACCCAAACTCCCAAAAATCCATGGATAAGGGAAGCGCAAGCCACTTGGCTGCTCCCACTGTTGTAATGATGAGTCCTCTGTGCTTCAGACAGAAATAACCATCCTCCATCTCCTGGCAGGGTTGGAAAGGAAAGGCTCTAACAACCATGCAGAGGGATTCGCAGAGCTTGGTGGAAAATTATGTTCCCTGCAGGAGCCCTGGGCCTGTGACACTGCCTCTATTGGTACATCCCTGCTGCTGGGGCACAGCAGGACATGGCTGTGAACATGGGTGGTGGtgagagctggcacagtcccagCCTTCTGGTCTGGTTGCAGGGCTCAGCTGGGTTCTCCCCCTGGAGCCTGGACTTTGTGGTGCTGGTGGGACTACGTGACCTGCTGGTCTGCTCCTGGACTGGGGGAAGATCATAACCAGCGTACTCttgctgcagcagggctgagagGTGAGGTACAAACCTTTTCTCAGTGGGGTCTGTTAACAAGTCCTCCTCCTTCTGTTCCTCTGCTAAGGGGTTATGGCTCTGCAGTGGGCTGCTGTGCTGTAGCTGGAAGTTCACAGCCTTGCCAGCAACTGGCCCTGGATTGTACCTGCAAGACAAACCCAAGGCATACTGTGAGATGTGCTCGATTGCCAGTCAGGGATCAGTCTTCTTGACCACTGCTCCCTGTtctcctgcttttattttctccttttgccaTACCCATCTCATCAGTAATGCAAGTGTTGTCCGTCACTGTCCCCAGCTAGAAACTGCCCTGAAGCTATTTCAGCAGTGAAAAGATGGTTGATAGAGCTGCCTCAAACACAATTCCCCCTCACTGAGCTTCCAACATGCTCGAGCAAAATTCCAGAGATTCTGGTATCGTTATACCATGGCTTTGGCACAAGGCTAAAGCATTTTCTATGGGATGTTGCAAACCCACATTGTAGAACCCAATGCTCAATTTTGTGCTTCCATCGATTTGTAGTGTTGGGAAGTAATATTAGAACTTCTAGCAGTCGACAAGGAAATACTTGAAATATTAATAGGCAGCTGTTGAGTTCACGTACTAGAATATCTGCAGTTCTGACTTCAGTGCAGGTGGCCTGCAGGCACAAGTTTTACTCAGTGATGGAGCCAGAGGTGCTGCCTGCTCTGGAGGTTGCTAGATTTCCATCTATAGAACCCAGCATTCAATTCTAAAACCAACTGTTTGGGCTGAAATATTCTGTCAGGTGTCTGCCTTCTTTGGAAACCACCCCTAGGCTAGGAGCGTACCCCAAAAAATTAAGCCAGAGCAAAGAAATAGGCTTACCAACGCACATACAGTTCATCTGGCTTTCCGAAGTGCTGGCAACCTTAATTTGGCATGTGCTTATTTTGCACAAGGTCAGAGATGAGACAGGGAGTGACAACGTGGATAAAACACTCAGCAGCTTACCTGAGAGCTGGGtagagaggagaggagatggagCATGCAACTAAATGCATGAACAGGAGCAGGGTGGCCTTATCCAGCATCTTCCACCCTTTGGAGTCACCTGAAATGCAGAGCAGTCTGAGTCAGCGGCAGTGAGATGCTCAGGGCCAGGAGGGGAGGCCAAGTGCCACCTTTGTGTTCTCAGTCCCCCCCTTATCGGCATGAAGAGACTGGAAACGTGCCTCTGTGTTTGTGGTTATGGTGTTTCCCAATACAGAAATGTCTTGGATGTGGCAAAGTCTTCCCCGGGGAGTGCAATTCCTGGAGGCAGTGGCTGTGTGTGACCCCTCGGGGAGCTGGTGTCTCCCTTGGGTCAGGAGGCAGGGCTGATCAGCAGGTTTCACCCTGTGGGACCCCCTTATTGACCTGTCCTGCTACTGTGGTTGAAGGAAAGCTCTCAGGCTGGGGTAAGCCCCAGGGACCACTGCACGGGCTGTAAAAGCACCTAGATGCTGGAAGGCAGCAGTTAGCAGGGGCTGCCAAAAGCAACCTCACTGCCTGCACAGGACCATCTGTGACCAGCCCCTGGGACCCCTCCTGCCCTATGCTTTCCCGGGGATGTGTGTCTGCTCACATGGCTGTACAGCACAGGTCTGTGCATAACAACTGACTGGGCTGCCTTGCTGGCTGTCCAGAGATCAGGGAGAAACAGGGAAGTCCAAATAAAATTTCTGGGCAGAGGGGTAATACTGGCCTGGAGGTAACCCTGGCAAACCCATTTATTGAAGGCAACAGCACTGAGCTTGGTTAGGCAACCAAAATGCACCGTTCCTTCAGTTGTCGTGCTTGGGGAGAATGGGGGCTGGACAAAAATACGTCCCTTTGGGAGAGCTGAACTGCTGCTGTGTCAAGAGGAGCCCCCCACGCTGCTCAGTGAGGCTCCTACGCAGCTCTGAGCACCGGCTTTGGTGGAAGGTGAGATGGGCTTGAGCCACGTGTGTCTGCCCTCCAACAGACAGCTGCGGTGCTTTGCGTCCACGTCCTGGGGCTGGCTGAAGTGCTGCAAATGACTCAGGACAGAGTTGTCTGAGGTCGCACACCCTCTGGAGCTGAATGCGATGCTTTTGTCATTGTAAGCGAGGGACAGTAGAAAGGTATTTCAGTGAATGTTCTTCCTGAGTTTTGATTGAAAGTGATTGATCTTTTGCTCAAAAAAGATTCTTTAAGAATGTGGatagaaatctttaaaatatcaAGTTTCCCTGTTCCCTGTCTTATTTTACacaagaaaagagcagaaagatgTTTGATCCccataagaggaaaaaaacccttccaaatATATAACAACACTCTCTCGCAAAAGGAGCAGTTCCAAATGGAAAGGGTTTGGCTAGGCTTCTAATTGCCCAAACAAACTTTCCCATCAGTGGGTTTTACTAACGGTGGTGGTAGGATAGGATCCTTTCTGATGGAAAGCGTCAGCACTGAGCTCTCTTTTACTGCTCGGATGTAGCTGCCCACTCTCCTGATTGTAGATCAACATAAGTGAGGGGAAAGCTAATTAAGGACTGGTGGTCTGGCAAGTGGGTCCGATCTTGATACCGTGGAAGTTAACAGAATTAGTGGCAGTGTCAGAAGTGCATGGACAGACATGGGAAAATGTAGCGCACTAAGAAATGGGGTTTCCTATCACAAACTCATTCTCAGCCTGGTCCTTGtttccagctgctcctgctcccagccagggGACCAGCAGCTTCCCCATCTGTTCCCCTGGGAGCAGTGCCGTTCGTTGCTCCTGGTTCCAGCAGAGCTTCTTGTGAACTCATGGGTGGCTTCCCCTACCTCTGATACCTGGTCTCTTATGGAATCACTTTGGCCCCTCAGAGAGTTGAGGAATGCtcagaagaagcaaaaaagtgACTTTGAGAGACTTACAGCACTTCTGGTATTGGAGCAAatttcctccttgcctttttttttctttttttcatttgaacttGAAAAAGCATGCCTCTTTTGTGCCTCTCCCCTAAATATCTCGCAAGACAAATCCCAGATCAGATCTTTTTAGATAGAGGAAATGATCTAAAGCATCTGTCAGGAGGGTACCAGGAGACTGTGGCACCAGCATCTACAGAAAGTGCCAGCCAGGAGATTTAATCAGTACCAGGAAATCTGCTATGTGAGCTGAGAAGTACCGGTGTAAATGAAAACCTAGCCCAATGCtgtttgcttccattttttcttcctagGATACAGCCTTGATTACCACTTTCTTTCTGTATCTGGTTTCTCTTCTTTGAATGCTGGGGTTTTCTCCAGAATCACTTTTTGTtcctttaagatatttttttttctttctctactatTAGTTTCTTTGCAccgttttttttgcttgtttctggcTTTTACTTTCTTCCCCCgtctttctttgtcttctctccctTAATTACAGTCTGCTTCTCATCCCAGCTTTTTGGGTATTTCTGACTCCCTTTCTCCCTCGGGAAGGAGTCTGAAATGAAAGTCCTATGCCCCTTCCCAGAAGTGTCTGTTATTTCAGAGGAGAAGCTGGGGAATTGAAGTGTCACCCTGCATACAGGCAGCTTGACAGCTCTGCAAAACCTTGTCGCCTTCAAAATTCTCCTGAGGTGAGGGACACCTTACTTTCCATTCTGGCAGCATGTGAAAAAATGATTAATAAATAAATTCCCCTTAAGATGAAGAGCTTTTAGCACCATTCCAGTAGATAAAGCATAATAGCTTCCTTCCATCCTGTGCAACGCTAACAGCAGCATTGTGAAAATGATGTTGGAGAGATGGGATAACAGTCTTACTGTTTCTGAAACCTTAACCTGATCAGTCTTAAAAATACCACTATGTAGATGAAACGAAGCTTTCACCATGCCTGCTGTTTTATAAAGTTCAGACTTTTATACTATGAAATACTACattagaaaagcagaaatcctTTTAAGTGCCTTACTCTGCCTCGTTGTAGCTGGTTTTGCGTTACCTGTAACACACCATTGCGTTTCTCCTCGCAGTTTGGTTTGG belongs to Accipiter gentilis chromosome 14, bAccGen1.1, whole genome shotgun sequence and includes:
- the GHRH gene encoding somatoliberin codes for the protein MLDKATLLLFMHLVACSISSPLYPALRYNPGPVAGKAVNFQLQHSSPLQSHNPLAEEQKEEDLLTDPTEKRMQRHADAIFTDNYRKFLGQISARKFLQTIIGKRLGSSESSPGEGVHEFLTRRQSDSILMDSRYHQQMVLRDFLGAILQNQRPQDITSSRLEGFPSTLAKVM